Genomic window (Marmota flaviventris isolate mMarFla1 chromosome X, mMarFla1.hap1, whole genome shotgun sequence):
tatcatttttcttcttcctcaccctcctcccccactttctgctcttcctccctgcccccccatcctcctcttcctcctcctcttccttcttcttcactTTTAAATCCCATTGTACTTATATACTTTTCTCATCTTTCAAACTCACTGAGGAAAATATGTCAAGATatagaaatattatattattctctTCTAATTAGAGGGTCCATTTTTTATAACAGATTGAAACTAGCTGGGAggaaaagaataaacagaaataacACCAAAATAGAATGTTTCTTCTTCGTCCAGTTGCAAATAGCTGCTCTTTTAAGGAAGTGGGTCTGCTTTCATTATActaaacacacacagacacacacacacatacacgcacacacacacattaaacaAAACTATAAGTGTATTATGTGTACTATGGATAACTATCCCCATGACACTCTACCCAGAAGGAAAACGTGAAATGCTTTTCTAAGAAACCACCTTTTTTGACATACAATCACAACATGAATACATGAAAAATCCCATTATAGCACTTAATTTAACTAGCATAGCTTGAGAAGTGTGAAAATGCAATTTTTCTGCTGTGTTGTATCCTATCCAATGTATAATTTTACCTCCTGAGTTCACGTCCACAGTCTAAACTGATGAAATCAGTTTTTAATCTGATGAAATTATTGTTTGTCATTTTAGGTATAGACCCTTTCTAGCTTTTACACTGCAGTTTCTAGTTTTGCATAAGCTGTGTCTCCTATTGGCAGAACAGTAAATTTAAAATGGTCTCTTTTGTTTTTACAATTacatcattatattttaatttctgaattttatagttcaatataaatataaataggtaCAAAATAAGTACAGTGGTATTTTAATCtacaaaataaatacttgttttatataaaattatacttccTATCTGCACAGCCTACCTTTGTCCAAATAATGGCCCAaattaatattaacactaaaatcTACAAAACAGTAAGaactccttttcattttaaatgattccAGGGAAAATAGACTCAGTTAACCTGCTCCTCTAAAAAATAggtcctcaaaaaaataaattaaaaattctggggaagtggctcagtggtaaagcactcctaggttcaatccctggaagcaaaaataaataaataaataaataaatttaaaaataaaaatgagtcctCTTAACTCTTTGTTGGGAATTTTTTTTAGGAATTCACTTATACAcactttaataaattatttttcatattatactTTTGTTTATGGAAAAACTTCAGGTCCTGTATGCTGACTTTGACACTTAACTTTTTCTTGGTCCAAAGTGGCATCTGGATAATAAATGTCAATTCACTTATCACTACCTTTTATATTAGTCTTTATAACTTATACTCTAAAACATCTGCTGCTCTGAAAAGACAAACCTAATTAATTGGAAAACAACTTTCCCAACCTTCTACTCACTCCAAAGGTCACACAGAGAACACTTTGGGCATACTACTGGGGTGTTTCTTTGTACTTCTTATCTTTAAAAAGGTTACACTAATAACTGCATATTTTGAATccagatttattttatattcatggaAATACATACTGCAAGCTTCTTCCCCCCAATTATTGATAAggctgaattatttttaaatcttcacagGAGGAGCCTATGAATTTTTACAGTTGACTTTGTTTACCATATAAACAAACTTCTTTCAAAAAATGCAGCCAGAGTAAAGAAAAACATGGCCAGAACCTTTCTGCAAATAATATTGTAGGTTTTGCAATGGAACTATTACAGTTGTTTCTAATATATGTTCCTGGGTGATAACTGTGTTGACAATATTTCATCAACCTATTTCCTCCTCCCAAACTATCCCctaaaccaaagaaaaataaacaagttgtAGTAAGTCATCAATCAGGTGCTGATTactatttcattgtatgtatatattatgggaagttttctttttatggaattaattcctttcttcataatttttgttACTTGTTGTATATTTAAAAGTTCATATGAGAAAGTCTTTGGGATCCACTTTTTAGTTTATTGACATTGATAGAATTTTAGTAGAAGCATATGTTGAGGGTCTCCCATAATTGTTTTATAAGTCAAGATGAGGTCTCTTTCTGGGGGATGCTTTGTCTTCTTCCTTATCTTCTTCTTCATTATCATCATCTGGATAATCCACTAAACCAACCAAACTGCTACTGGATGGGGTACTGATTTCATCCTCAGAATCAGGAGAGCTAGATGAAGAAATTCTGAATTCACCGGAAGATGTTCTTTTGAGAAGGTCtaccttttctccattttcttttggtattttagTATCTATAGATGTATCATAATGATCTGgaaagtcattttccattggtGGCATAAGTACATCTGTggtattttccttaaaatacatATCAGCCTTCACCTCCTCCATGCCATTGGCATCTCtgcaaacatttttaatatatagtatAGAATGTAAATTCTTCCTTATTTGATTTTGTCTGTCTTTCTCTTGTTCATATTTAATCTTCAATCCTTTGAAAGTCTGAACATATTCAATCAATTCAAAAGCCTTGTAAAACTTTTCAACTATATGTGCAACAAGAGACTTGATATTTTCCACTCGTATATATTCAAATAGCTCAATAATAGCCGAATTTAGCATATTGTACCGAGTTCCATTAATCAGAAATGCATTTACAACTGGATCAAAAAGATTTCCCTTGATGATGTAACGATTATAAAGTTCATCTTTAAGACCAATCATCCTTCTCATAAAACGCACAGCAGATAAGATCAGGAACGTGTGCTTTGAATTCATCAACATCAAGACTCTTCTTAGCAAGTCTTTGCTCAATATGTAGTTTTTAATGTGATATGTGTGATGTTGTACACAAAATGTGAGTAGTTCTATAATTAAACTAAGCAGCTGTGCTGTTTGGTAATTATTGAGACAATTTTTGTTTTCGTCAGGTCCAAATAAATAATCCTCTTCATCTCTGTCTTCTGAAGTAGTAGACAAAATTGGTGCTATCAAGTTATGCATGCAACGTCTGtagaagaaatttagaaattcaCTTCTTTCACATTCATTGGGTACTAGCAGCATGTTGTCCACATCAAGTAGACAACGAAGAAGTCCCATCAAATTAATGGCACCTCCAAGTTCAGGATCAGTATCACTGATCATTTGTTCAATTACTACATtaataaaaagttcatcatcttCACCATCCTGAGCTTCCTCCATTACAAATATTCGGATCATAGATGGACTGTACTCTACCAGATAAGCAAATATATCTGTAGCTGTTATCTTTACTTGGAAATCATCCATgctcattaaaattttaagagcAGAAAGAATTCCCAGTTGTAACAATGTTGTGAATAAAGCATCCTTGCTTTGAGGCTGCAGTGTCTGGGAAAACCCACAgaattccttgaaaaaaaataataattcaagcCGTTTATTTTCATCTGTAGCCTTATCCCTTAACTGTGCAAGAACTTCAAACAAAAACATATCGTCTTCCAGCAGCATGCTGACTATCTCAACCttgttgaagaaaataaaagttgtaagAGTAGAGAGAAGATTCTCTTCAAATATGGATGGTATAGGAAAAAGAATATCATGAATGTACTGCACTCTGTAGGTCTGATGTATTTTTTGCCTAAGTTTAGAGTCTGTTATTGGCATAACTTCCTTGAACTTTACATTTTGGGTCAAGAATTCCCTATATCTTTTTGGCTGAGTCAAGGCAGGGTCATATTCAAGGCATCCCACCACATCCATGATACACTCATCAGAAAACATGATTTCAAACAGAGGAGTTTTGTTGAGGAATAAGATGcctttaataattttgtgcaagTTATGTAAGCCTTCAATGTTCTTTAGGTTCTCACAAATGTGAAATATTTGCAGTAGTTTTTTAATATAATCTTCATTTTCCAAGGTCAGTGCCAACCTTTCTTTACCTATAGGTGAAGCAAGGACAGAAGTAAACAGATCAGCTATTTCTTCAAGTGTATGGAGTTCACAGTTTGGCAGCTCAACCAGACTACTGGTTGATGGCATTTCATCAAATTGGTCTGGTCCTTCCAAAAGATCTTGTGTGATTTCAACAGTTGGGTCTTTACCTTGGACTTGGCATATGTCTTCCCAGATGTCTCGACAGCCTGCTGGATCCTGGAAACTTAGTGCCACACCATGGTTCTCATCTTCAGACCAAACAATTAACACACCCTGTTGTTTCTGATAGGGCACGTTTGGGTGTATCTTGGACTGTAAAATCAGTGAGCCATCAGACTCTGACCGAACAAGCAGACACACGCTTTGGAGGCACTCTATGTAACTTGAGGAGATTTGTCCCACGCCCAGCTGGCCCCATTGCTGATCTTCTTTCAGCACATAGACCTTTACACGATTCCGCTTGCTCGCCATGAGGACCTCTGGCCTAAACACAGCAGGCCGGATCTCGGTGACCAACTCCTGCTCTGCGTTTGCGTATCCTGACCAATGGCAGCTACCACTACCTTGGCAGCAACAATGGTTAAGGTGGCAGGTTACAGTACAGTACAGGCTACACTAGTAGTTACAGTAGTGGATGAGGCTGAGAAAGATGCAGGGTCCGCAGGATTCCTCTGAGGCCCTGCCAGCTCTCACTTACTCCTACATCCAGAATCCCCGGgcctcctttctttcattttgtccaCTCTCCTACTCACTCTAATAAAGTGAGTCCTTGCGCCCACCTGATCGAGGCTAAAAATGCCTCAGTTCTTTTAAGAATCTTGTGATGCCCCCAAGATTCTGTCCAAGAAGAACCTGCTTATGTAATAAACACCCTACTTGCTAAAGGGAACCCCGCCAAGCTGGGAAGCTAGGGAATTAGCATATGCATTTCCAGAAAGGATTTTGACcctcagaaatatttttacttctcagACTTTTTTTGTGGGGACGTAGGCTTAGGCGTTCAACTTAATTACCTATGTCCTGATCAAGTTCACACCGGGATTTTCCAAATATAAAGCACCAACAAATGACCTATAGACCATGAGCGAGAATCAGAGAAATGAGATTGGGTTTCCTCCATAAGACTTGGTCATTCACTTACTCATCTGTGAGGGAAGATATTGATCAACCCTGTTGCTTTCCTCAGTTCCACTTCAAGTTTTATGTCTAGCACAATAGGTAAAATGTTTCCTCAAGTGTTTTCCTATCTATAAGCATACTGCTGACTCTAGAGAAGGAATGGAGCAAAGGGAAATTGCACTGAAATTTGTTAAGAGCGAGTATTGACCATCACAAATTATAAttgtaataaattataattataattatattttatttatttgtttatttatttattgtgtgacTGGGGCTCAAGTCCAGGACCCTAAACATGCTAGGCCAATGatttaccactgggctatatctgCTGccagttttgaaattttattttgagacaggttctctgtAGATTACCCAGccttgcctcaaacttgccattcccct
Coding sequences:
- the Ppp4r3c gene encoding protein PPP4R3C, coding for MASKRNRVKVYVLKEDQQWGQLGVGQISSSYIECLQSVCLLVRSESDGSLILQSKIHPNVPYQKQQGVLIVWSEDENHGVALSFQDPAGCRDIWEDICQVQGKDPTVEITQDLLEGPDQFDEMPSTSSLVELPNCELHTLEEIADLFTSVLASPIGKERLALTLENEDYIKKLLQIFHICENLKNIEGLHNLHKIIKGILFLNKTPLFEIMFSDECIMDVVGCLEYDPALTQPKRYREFLTQNVKFKEVMPITDSKLRQKIHQTYRVQYIHDILFPIPSIFEENLLSTLTTFIFFNKVEIVSMLLEDDMFLFEVLAQLRDKATDENKRLELLFFFKEFCGFSQTLQPQSKDALFTTLLQLGILSALKILMSMDDFQVKITATDIFAYLVEYSPSMIRIFVMEEAQDGEDDELFINVVIEQMISDTDPELGGAINLMGLLRCLLDVDNMLLVPNECERSEFLNFFYRRCMHNLIAPILSTTSEDRDEEDYLFGPDENNTFLILSAVRFMRRMIGLKDELYNRYIIKGNLFDPVVNAFLINGTRYNMLNSAIIELFEYIRVENIKSLVAHIVEKFYKAFELIEYVQTFKGLKIKYEQEKDRQNQIRKNLHSILYIKNVCRDANGMEEVKADMYFKENTTDVLMPPMENDFPDHYDTSIDTKIPKENGEKVDLLKRTSSGEFRISSSSSPDSEDEISTPSSSSLVGLVDYPDDDNEEEDKEEDKASPRKRPHLDL